The window ATATTCGCAGAGAGCCCATGCAGCTCACCCTCAAGCTCGCCAACCTCGCCCTTCTGATCGCCTTTCCGGTCAGCTGGTTTCTGCCGCTCACCAAGGCCGGTTTGCTGCCCTATTTCGACCTCGACTCCATCTCCATCGTCACGGGCATCCAAGTCCTGTGGGAGGAAGACAAGGCGCTGGCCCTCTTGACAGCCCTGTTCGCAATGGTTGCCCCGATCATGAAAACGGCAATGTTAT of the Algicella marina genome contains:
- a CDS encoding paraquat-inducible protein A; this encodes MQLTLKLANLALLIAFPVSWFLPLTKAGLLPYFDLDSISIVTGIQVLWEEDKALALLTALFAMVAPIMKTAMLSMVQFNLLKRRAMPLIEVTGKLAMADVFLIALYIVIVKGVGVGRVETAWGLYVFTALVLLSMLIAYLSKPR